A single region of the Syngnathoides biaculeatus isolate LvHL_M chromosome 17, ASM1980259v1, whole genome shotgun sequence genome encodes:
- the LOC133490620 gene encoding inactive tyrosine-protein kinase PRAG1 isoform X2 gives MSVCSDFAEHVWKPGSCKNCFHQQSAHKTSGGPAVAAAAAPCPKGGGDDDTVTSLSPYSKPTIAVKPTMISLDTGDLMADVNMNVEQNMKSPVERLGLKKIMDLSSLYIDSNNCNKNLRDTTLQSSDTKTDHCFSSLSKNSMIISNVLVTQDEVIGPHNTNGENWRQQNSTTSPRTKRTYNHPTSAATRANLLLQNSMDKPSLVDVELTSPAKVYSNAISCGSTNVQTAETSSTSATSLTSALYVENNTQQSIHSPPVLSKQNSPLNSSSSSFGSSTDSLPVTRDSFGSPQSPQATAPSSVSGAGYEPIYAESTKKKQKPQRKGVQSYPGSPDQTSNSELSGEAQRATITVMASRTEVNNRTFYLSSPDSAISTQCHFSPTVHKDPSSTAFRWPNPSLSAPSLVTEPIVAPSLHPRLQSSPPIPPKTITRSPKLGTSSLSPSISSPVLQDLPRLGTSNLSPSLSSPVPLPELSMLFLVSAKEGHFKVQPENHSTAASERWVMHQHHHSSTWNCRIDEEEEEEERERKGPEKKMLTTHPQTTSRVTGLVNGAAVWKESRVCSEAWSSPPPKTQQGAAPPLRPNNGACQGDSEGTIAVEEAKQCRTMPAKQHENSTEPLAAGSQGSGGHEANQPPPPPPPKKQHRASGQLSVSNMEVNRCTQLGSLDSPATSPLELGSASLPTASTDSLTADAGSRDGAWLSCSSPFLRSPVASAPGSPRPPTFSISANQPPPLPEKKIVNRTVSAPDSATSKAFVRAYPRLPFTGSENNVCRPNDSSCRASLPSSPVDTRPVFSSNESLERCHTTLSRPSRSRTLDEPFKNHGRLGVHCRSSITCSSSPQLSAPFSTSEAGAAPNLGSSLQLQTLLSNIDSREGVYSKLGGLYAESLRRLALKCEEHFTGSQRNQLRFEESNWSLFRLTSNKPSCNAGDAVYYSAACASDPSKSYAVKICKTPSTEAKQGHLYGLSVQQSMPPHFNLQQDCGHFLACVPQSMLPPERAGSPATSQQPRGQQGERERVVVIVPEIPRHTAADFAREFQAFHKSQPEVYERRVCFLLLQLCHGLEHLKEHGVTHRHLCLENLLLAPYPPTPPPPGQQTETSEAFSQRHLPRLLISNFAKAKRRTAEDASSASVDPRVKRDQARLAPEIVSAAQYRKFDEFQTGILIYELLHQPNPFEVSPALKEQDYRCEDLPPIPPVSLYSAGLQRLARLLLQPDPIKRIHIQDAKRILQSLLWGPRKDLLDQQWEKRGPGPGLGTDGARHEGLLNWLDVKRALLMMKFAERSLEPERNAELEDWLCCQYFSSAHPLALCHTAELLYSLK, from the exons ATGTCAGTGTGTAGCGACTTTGCGGAACACGTGTGGAAACCCGGCTCCTGCAAGAACTGCTTCCACCAGCAAAGCGCACACAAGACTTCAGGTGGTCCAGCAGTTGCTGCGGCCGCCGCACCGTGTCCAAAGGGTGGAGGCGATGACGACACAGTGACATCCCTGTCACCCTACAGCAAGCCAACTATCGCAGTGAAGCCCACCATGATAAGCCTTGATACTGGCGACTTGATGGCTGACGTCAACATGAACGTTGagcag aacatGAAAAGCCCAGTGGAGCGTTTGGGCCTGAAGAAGATCATGGATCTATCCTCCCTTTACATTGATAGTAATAACTGCAATAAGAACCTTAGAGATACAACGCTTCAGAGTTCAGACACCAAGACTGAccattgtttttcttccttgtcCAAAAACTCCATGATTATTAGCAACGTGTTGGTCACCCAAGATGAAGTTATTGGTCCTCACAATACCAACGGAGAAAACTGGAGGCAGCAGAATAGTACCACATCCCCCAGAACCAAGAGGACTTACAACCACCCCACCAGTGCAGCAACGAGAGCAAACCTTTTGCTTCAGAATTCCATGGATAAACCTTCCCTTGTGGATGTTGAGCTGACCAGTCCTGCCAAAGTTTATAGCAACGCCATCAGCTGTGGGAGCACCAATGTTCAAACCGCCGAGACATCCAGCACTTCCGCTACTTCCTTAACCTCAGCTTTATATGTGGAAAATAACACTcagcaatccatccattctcctcCTGTCCTGTCTAAACAAAACAGCCCATTaaactcctcttcctcctctttcgGTAGCAGCACAGATTCACTGCCTGTGACCCGGGATTCTTTTGGGAGTCCCCAAAGCCCACAAGCAACAGCTCCCAGTTCTGTCAGTGGTGCAGGCTATGAACCAATTTATGCAGAGAGCACCAAGAAAAAGCAGAAGCCACAGAGAAAAGGAGTGCAAAGTTATCCGGGTTCCCCAGACCAAACTAGCAACTCTGAACTCTCGGGAGAAGCTCAGCGGGCCACCATCACTGTGATGGCCTCTCGCACAGAGGTGAACAACAGGACTTTCTACCTGAGTAGCCCGGATTCAGCCATCAGCACCCAGTGCCACTTTAGCCCTACAGTGCACAAAGACCCCAGCAGCACTGCCTTCCGCTGGCCCAACCCCAGCCTCAGTGCCCCCTCCTTGGTTACAGAACCCATTGTTGCTCCCTCGCTACACCCCAGGCTTCAATCTAGCCCACCCATTCCACCAAAAACAATCACCCGGTCCCCTAAACTGGGCACCTCAAGCCTGTCACCATCCATCTCTTCACCTGTTCTTCAGGACCTCCCGAGACTGGGCACTTCTAACCTCTCGCCGTCCTTATCATCTCCTGTTCCCCTCCCTGAACTCTCCATGCTTTTCCTGGTCTCTGCCAAAGAAGGACACTTCAAGGTCCAGCCAGAAAACCACAGCACAGCAGCATCTGAACGCTGGGTGATGCACCAGCACCACCACAGCTCCACCTGGAACTGTCGCattgatgaggaagaggaggaagaagagagagAGCGGAAAGGGCCTGAAAAGAAGATGCTGACTACTCATCCCCAGACCACATCTCGTGTGACAGGTCTGGTCAATGGTGCTGCTGTTTGGAAGGAGTCCAGAGTCTGCAGCGAGGCCTGGAGCAGCCCTCCTCCAAAGACACAGCAAGGCGCGGCCCCCCCGCTCCGACCCAACAATGGAGCCTGTCAGGGGGACAGCGAGGGCACCATCGCAGTGGAGGAGGCCAAGCAGTGCAGGACCATGCCGGCCAAGCAACACGAGAACTCAACAGAGCCACTGGCAGCGGGGAGCCAGGGATCAGGCGGCCATGAGGCCAATCAACCACCTCCACCACCTCCACCCAAAAAACAGCACAG AGCATCCGGTCAATTGAGTGTCAGCAACATGGAAGTGAATCGCTGCACCCAGCTGGGCTCGCTGGATAGTCCTGCCACGTCCCCTCTAGAACTGGGCAGTGCCAGCCTACCGACTGCCTCCACCGATAGTCTGACTGCTGACGCAG GTTCTAGGGATGGTGCTTGGTTGTCCTGCTCCTCTCCGTTCCTGAGAAGTCCGGTGGCTTCGGCGCCCGGTTCTCCCCGCCCTCCAACTTTTAGCATCTCGGCCAACCAGCCCCCTCCGCTGCCAGAGAAGAAGATTGTCAACCGCACCGTGTCGGCCCCCGACAGCGCCACTTCCAAGGCCTTTGTCCGGGCCTACCCTCGCCTCCCTTTCACCGGGTCAGAAAACAACGTGTGTCGACCCAATGACTCCAGCTGTCGGGCCAGTTTACCGTCGAGTCCAGTAGATACGAGACCCGTTTTCTCCTCCAATGAGTCTCTGGAGCGCTGTCACACCACACTCAGCCGTCCTTCCAGATCACGAACTTTGGACGAGCCTTTTAAGAATCATGGCCGTTTAGGTGTCCACTGCAGAAGCAGCATCACCTGCTCCTCCTCTCCTCAACTCAGTGCCCCCTTTTCCACTTCCGAAGCAGGGGCGGCACCCAACCTGGGTTCCAGTCTGCAGCTTCAGACCCTCCTGAGCAACATCGACAGCCGGGAGGGCGTCTATTCCAAACTGGGCGGCCTCTACGCAGAGTCCCTGCGGCGCTTGGCTCTCAAATGTGAGGAGCACTTTACGGGCTCACAAAGGAACCAGCTGAGGTTCGAGGAGAGCAACTGGTCTCTGTTCAGGCTGACGTCCAACAAACCGAGCTGCAATGCGGGCGACGCTGTTTACTATTCCGCTGCCTGTGCGTCCGACCCCAGCAAGTCCTACGCCGTGAAG ATCTGCAAGACTCCGTCTACGGAGGCCAAGCAGGGGCACCTGTACGGGCTGTCGGTTCAGCAGAGTATGCCTCCGCACTTCAACCTACAGCAGGACTGCGGCCACTTCCTGGCGTGCGTCCCCCAGAGCATGTTGCCCCCCGAGCGGGCGGGATCGCCAGCGACTTCCCAGCAGCCCCGCGGCCAGCAGGGGGAGCGAGAGCGGGTGGTCGTCATCGTTCCCGAGATCCCGCGGCATACGGCGGCTGACTTCGCTCGCGAGTTCCAGGCCTTCCACAAAAGCCAGCCAGAGGTTTACGAGCGCCGCGTCTGCTTCCTGCTGCTGCAGCTGTGCCACGGCTTGGAGCACCTGAAGGAGCACGGGGTGACCCACCGCCACCTGTGCCTGGAGAACCTCCTGCTGGCTCCTTACCCACCTACTCCACCCCCGCCCGGCCAGCAGACAGAGACGAGCGAGGCTTTTAGTCAGCGTCACCTCCCACGCCTCCTCATCAGCAACTTCGCCAAGGCCAAGCGGCGCACGGCTGAAGACGCCTCGTCCGCCAGCGTGGACCCTCGCGTGAAGCGGGACCAAGCTCGCCTGGCGCCCGAGATCGTCTCCGCTGCCCAGTATCGCAAATTCGACGAATTCCAGACGGGCATCCTGATCTACGAGCTCCTCCACCAGCCCAACCCCTTTGAG GTGAGCCCGGCCCTGAAGGAGCAGGACTACCGCTGCGAAGACTTGCCGCCCATCCCGCCCGTATCACTCTACTCCGCCGGTCTGCAGAGGCTGGCTCGCCTTCTGCTCCAACCGGACCCCATCAAGCGCATCCACATCCAGGATGCCAAGCGCATCCTTCAGAGCCTCTTATGGGGGCCACGGAAGGACCTGTTGGATCAGCAGTGGGAGAAGCGGGGACCGGGACCGGGGCTGGGGACGGACGGTGCCCGGCACGAGGGCCTCCTCAACTGGCTTGATGTGAAGCGAGCGCTGCTCATGATGAAGTTCGCCGAGCGGTCGCTGGAACCAGAGCGCAACGCCGAGCTGGAGGACTGGCTGTGCTGCCAGTACTTCTCCTCGGCCCACCCTCTGGCGCTGTGTCACACCGCCGAACTGCTCTACTCTCTCAAGTGA
- the LOC133490620 gene encoding inactive tyrosine-protein kinase PRAG1 isoform X1 gives MSVCSDFAEHVWKPGSCKNCFHQQSAHKTSGGPAVAAAAAPCPKGGGDDDTVTSLSPYSKPTIAVKPTMISLDTGDLMADVNMNVEQKNMKSPVERLGLKKIMDLSSLYIDSNNCNKNLRDTTLQSSDTKTDHCFSSLSKNSMIISNVLVTQDEVIGPHNTNGENWRQQNSTTSPRTKRTYNHPTSAATRANLLLQNSMDKPSLVDVELTSPAKVYSNAISCGSTNVQTAETSSTSATSLTSALYVENNTQQSIHSPPVLSKQNSPLNSSSSSFGSSTDSLPVTRDSFGSPQSPQATAPSSVSGAGYEPIYAESTKKKQKPQRKGVQSYPGSPDQTSNSELSGEAQRATITVMASRTEVNNRTFYLSSPDSAISTQCHFSPTVHKDPSSTAFRWPNPSLSAPSLVTEPIVAPSLHPRLQSSPPIPPKTITRSPKLGTSSLSPSISSPVLQDLPRLGTSNLSPSLSSPVPLPELSMLFLVSAKEGHFKVQPENHSTAASERWVMHQHHHSSTWNCRIDEEEEEEERERKGPEKKMLTTHPQTTSRVTGLVNGAAVWKESRVCSEAWSSPPPKTQQGAAPPLRPNNGACQGDSEGTIAVEEAKQCRTMPAKQHENSTEPLAAGSQGSGGHEANQPPPPPPPKKQHRASGQLSVSNMEVNRCTQLGSLDSPATSPLELGSASLPTASTDSLTADAGSRDGAWLSCSSPFLRSPVASAPGSPRPPTFSISANQPPPLPEKKIVNRTVSAPDSATSKAFVRAYPRLPFTGSENNVCRPNDSSCRASLPSSPVDTRPVFSSNESLERCHTTLSRPSRSRTLDEPFKNHGRLGVHCRSSITCSSSPQLSAPFSTSEAGAAPNLGSSLQLQTLLSNIDSREGVYSKLGGLYAESLRRLALKCEEHFTGSQRNQLRFEESNWSLFRLTSNKPSCNAGDAVYYSAACASDPSKSYAVKICKTPSTEAKQGHLYGLSVQQSMPPHFNLQQDCGHFLACVPQSMLPPERAGSPATSQQPRGQQGERERVVVIVPEIPRHTAADFAREFQAFHKSQPEVYERRVCFLLLQLCHGLEHLKEHGVTHRHLCLENLLLAPYPPTPPPPGQQTETSEAFSQRHLPRLLISNFAKAKRRTAEDASSASVDPRVKRDQARLAPEIVSAAQYRKFDEFQTGILIYELLHQPNPFEVSPALKEQDYRCEDLPPIPPVSLYSAGLQRLARLLLQPDPIKRIHIQDAKRILQSLLWGPRKDLLDQQWEKRGPGPGLGTDGARHEGLLNWLDVKRALLMMKFAERSLEPERNAELEDWLCCQYFSSAHPLALCHTAELLYSLK, from the exons ATGTCAGTGTGTAGCGACTTTGCGGAACACGTGTGGAAACCCGGCTCCTGCAAGAACTGCTTCCACCAGCAAAGCGCACACAAGACTTCAGGTGGTCCAGCAGTTGCTGCGGCCGCCGCACCGTGTCCAAAGGGTGGAGGCGATGACGACACAGTGACATCCCTGTCACCCTACAGCAAGCCAACTATCGCAGTGAAGCCCACCATGATAAGCCTTGATACTGGCGACTTGATGGCTGACGTCAACATGAACGTTGagcag aagaacatGAAAAGCCCAGTGGAGCGTTTGGGCCTGAAGAAGATCATGGATCTATCCTCCCTTTACATTGATAGTAATAACTGCAATAAGAACCTTAGAGATACAACGCTTCAGAGTTCAGACACCAAGACTGAccattgtttttcttccttgtcCAAAAACTCCATGATTATTAGCAACGTGTTGGTCACCCAAGATGAAGTTATTGGTCCTCACAATACCAACGGAGAAAACTGGAGGCAGCAGAATAGTACCACATCCCCCAGAACCAAGAGGACTTACAACCACCCCACCAGTGCAGCAACGAGAGCAAACCTTTTGCTTCAGAATTCCATGGATAAACCTTCCCTTGTGGATGTTGAGCTGACCAGTCCTGCCAAAGTTTATAGCAACGCCATCAGCTGTGGGAGCACCAATGTTCAAACCGCCGAGACATCCAGCACTTCCGCTACTTCCTTAACCTCAGCTTTATATGTGGAAAATAACACTcagcaatccatccattctcctcCTGTCCTGTCTAAACAAAACAGCCCATTaaactcctcttcctcctctttcgGTAGCAGCACAGATTCACTGCCTGTGACCCGGGATTCTTTTGGGAGTCCCCAAAGCCCACAAGCAACAGCTCCCAGTTCTGTCAGTGGTGCAGGCTATGAACCAATTTATGCAGAGAGCACCAAGAAAAAGCAGAAGCCACAGAGAAAAGGAGTGCAAAGTTATCCGGGTTCCCCAGACCAAACTAGCAACTCTGAACTCTCGGGAGAAGCTCAGCGGGCCACCATCACTGTGATGGCCTCTCGCACAGAGGTGAACAACAGGACTTTCTACCTGAGTAGCCCGGATTCAGCCATCAGCACCCAGTGCCACTTTAGCCCTACAGTGCACAAAGACCCCAGCAGCACTGCCTTCCGCTGGCCCAACCCCAGCCTCAGTGCCCCCTCCTTGGTTACAGAACCCATTGTTGCTCCCTCGCTACACCCCAGGCTTCAATCTAGCCCACCCATTCCACCAAAAACAATCACCCGGTCCCCTAAACTGGGCACCTCAAGCCTGTCACCATCCATCTCTTCACCTGTTCTTCAGGACCTCCCGAGACTGGGCACTTCTAACCTCTCGCCGTCCTTATCATCTCCTGTTCCCCTCCCTGAACTCTCCATGCTTTTCCTGGTCTCTGCCAAAGAAGGACACTTCAAGGTCCAGCCAGAAAACCACAGCACAGCAGCATCTGAACGCTGGGTGATGCACCAGCACCACCACAGCTCCACCTGGAACTGTCGCattgatgaggaagaggaggaagaagagagagAGCGGAAAGGGCCTGAAAAGAAGATGCTGACTACTCATCCCCAGACCACATCTCGTGTGACAGGTCTGGTCAATGGTGCTGCTGTTTGGAAGGAGTCCAGAGTCTGCAGCGAGGCCTGGAGCAGCCCTCCTCCAAAGACACAGCAAGGCGCGGCCCCCCCGCTCCGACCCAACAATGGAGCCTGTCAGGGGGACAGCGAGGGCACCATCGCAGTGGAGGAGGCCAAGCAGTGCAGGACCATGCCGGCCAAGCAACACGAGAACTCAACAGAGCCACTGGCAGCGGGGAGCCAGGGATCAGGCGGCCATGAGGCCAATCAACCACCTCCACCACCTCCACCCAAAAAACAGCACAG AGCATCCGGTCAATTGAGTGTCAGCAACATGGAAGTGAATCGCTGCACCCAGCTGGGCTCGCTGGATAGTCCTGCCACGTCCCCTCTAGAACTGGGCAGTGCCAGCCTACCGACTGCCTCCACCGATAGTCTGACTGCTGACGCAG GTTCTAGGGATGGTGCTTGGTTGTCCTGCTCCTCTCCGTTCCTGAGAAGTCCGGTGGCTTCGGCGCCCGGTTCTCCCCGCCCTCCAACTTTTAGCATCTCGGCCAACCAGCCCCCTCCGCTGCCAGAGAAGAAGATTGTCAACCGCACCGTGTCGGCCCCCGACAGCGCCACTTCCAAGGCCTTTGTCCGGGCCTACCCTCGCCTCCCTTTCACCGGGTCAGAAAACAACGTGTGTCGACCCAATGACTCCAGCTGTCGGGCCAGTTTACCGTCGAGTCCAGTAGATACGAGACCCGTTTTCTCCTCCAATGAGTCTCTGGAGCGCTGTCACACCACACTCAGCCGTCCTTCCAGATCACGAACTTTGGACGAGCCTTTTAAGAATCATGGCCGTTTAGGTGTCCACTGCAGAAGCAGCATCACCTGCTCCTCCTCTCCTCAACTCAGTGCCCCCTTTTCCACTTCCGAAGCAGGGGCGGCACCCAACCTGGGTTCCAGTCTGCAGCTTCAGACCCTCCTGAGCAACATCGACAGCCGGGAGGGCGTCTATTCCAAACTGGGCGGCCTCTACGCAGAGTCCCTGCGGCGCTTGGCTCTCAAATGTGAGGAGCACTTTACGGGCTCACAAAGGAACCAGCTGAGGTTCGAGGAGAGCAACTGGTCTCTGTTCAGGCTGACGTCCAACAAACCGAGCTGCAATGCGGGCGACGCTGTTTACTATTCCGCTGCCTGTGCGTCCGACCCCAGCAAGTCCTACGCCGTGAAG ATCTGCAAGACTCCGTCTACGGAGGCCAAGCAGGGGCACCTGTACGGGCTGTCGGTTCAGCAGAGTATGCCTCCGCACTTCAACCTACAGCAGGACTGCGGCCACTTCCTGGCGTGCGTCCCCCAGAGCATGTTGCCCCCCGAGCGGGCGGGATCGCCAGCGACTTCCCAGCAGCCCCGCGGCCAGCAGGGGGAGCGAGAGCGGGTGGTCGTCATCGTTCCCGAGATCCCGCGGCATACGGCGGCTGACTTCGCTCGCGAGTTCCAGGCCTTCCACAAAAGCCAGCCAGAGGTTTACGAGCGCCGCGTCTGCTTCCTGCTGCTGCAGCTGTGCCACGGCTTGGAGCACCTGAAGGAGCACGGGGTGACCCACCGCCACCTGTGCCTGGAGAACCTCCTGCTGGCTCCTTACCCACCTACTCCACCCCCGCCCGGCCAGCAGACAGAGACGAGCGAGGCTTTTAGTCAGCGTCACCTCCCACGCCTCCTCATCAGCAACTTCGCCAAGGCCAAGCGGCGCACGGCTGAAGACGCCTCGTCCGCCAGCGTGGACCCTCGCGTGAAGCGGGACCAAGCTCGCCTGGCGCCCGAGATCGTCTCCGCTGCCCAGTATCGCAAATTCGACGAATTCCAGACGGGCATCCTGATCTACGAGCTCCTCCACCAGCCCAACCCCTTTGAG GTGAGCCCGGCCCTGAAGGAGCAGGACTACCGCTGCGAAGACTTGCCGCCCATCCCGCCCGTATCACTCTACTCCGCCGGTCTGCAGAGGCTGGCTCGCCTTCTGCTCCAACCGGACCCCATCAAGCGCATCCACATCCAGGATGCCAAGCGCATCCTTCAGAGCCTCTTATGGGGGCCACGGAAGGACCTGTTGGATCAGCAGTGGGAGAAGCGGGGACCGGGACCGGGGCTGGGGACGGACGGTGCCCGGCACGAGGGCCTCCTCAACTGGCTTGATGTGAAGCGAGCGCTGCTCATGATGAAGTTCGCCGAGCGGTCGCTGGAACCAGAGCGCAACGCCGAGCTGGAGGACTGGCTGTGCTGCCAGTACTTCTCCTCGGCCCACCCTCTGGCGCTGTGTCACACCGCCGAACTGCTCTACTCTCTCAAGTGA